AACAGCGCGATCATGATCGTGTAGGCCAGCGGGTGAAACATCTTCCCCTCCATCCCTTCCAGGGATAGAATGGGTAGAAACACGATAATGATGATGAGAATGCCGAAGATCACCGGCTGGCCGACTTCCTTCACGGCTTGGATGACGAGCGCCCTCCGGTCCAGATGGTCACCCTTGTGCTCCGACATGAGACGATAGACATTCTCGACGACCACGACCGACCCGTCCACCATCATCCCGATCGCGATGACCAGCCCGCCCAGCGACATCAAATTGGCGGTCAATCCCACCTGACCCATCACGATGAAGGTGACCAGCGGCGTGACGATCAAGGTCGCGGTGACGATCAGGGCGCTGCGCACATTCCCCAGGAACAGAAAGAGGATCACGACGACCAGGACGATGCCTTCCAACAGGGCCTTGTAGACCGTCTTTAGCGCGGCGGTGATCAACTCGATGCGGTCGTAAAACGGCACGATGCGCAGCCCGTTGGGGAGGAGATTCGCCTTGTGAATGGCGTCCACCTTCGCCTTGACGTCCTGCACCACTTCACGGGCGTTGCCGCCCCTCAGCATCAGCACGATGCCCGTCACCACTTCCCGGTCCCCGTTGAGAACGGCGGCGCCGTGCCGGACCGCATGGCCGACACGGACCTGCGCCACATCCCGCACGTACACCGGGGTCCCGCGGACCTCCTTGACGACGATGTTCTCGATGTCCGCAAGGGCCTTGATCAGCCCGACTCCCCGGACGATGTATTTTTCCGCATCCTTTTCGAGGATGTTCCCTCCGGCGTTTGCGTTGTTCTTGGCGACGGCATCGAACACGTCATGCAGCGCCAAGTCGTATTTTCGCAACAGGCCCGGCTCCACCATGACCTGATACTGTTTGACGAACCCGCCCAGCGAATTGACTTCCACGACGTCGCGCGTGCCTTTCAAAAGCGGCCGGACCACCCAATCCTGGAGCGTTCGCCGCTCCATGAGCTCCTGCTCGGTGAGCACGTAGCCTTCGTCGTTGTCCCTCGGGCCTTCCAGGTAGTACTGAAACACCTCCCCAAGCCCGGTGCTGTTGGGCACGATTTGCGAGACGGACCCGGGGGGCAACAGTTCCTGCACTTCGAGGATTCGTTCGAGGACGACCTGCCTGGCCAGATAGATATCAACGCGGTCTTCGAAGATGACATCGATCAGCGAGACGCCGACCTTGGAGAGGGAGCGGATTTCGACCAGACCCGGCGCCCCCGTCAACTGAAGTTCGAGCGGAAACGTCACGAACCGCTCGATCTCCGCCGGCGACAGCCCCGGCGCTTTGGTCACGACCTGCACCCAAACATTGGTCACGTCGGGAAAGGCGTCGATGGCGATGGTGCGGAATGCGTACAGTCCGCCGGCCGTGAGCACGCAGGCCAGGGTGACGACCAGAACCCGCTGACGAAGCGAGAGATCTAACAGGGAGGCGAGCATCTCGTTAGATCTGTTCTCCGAGCAGTTCCGACTTAAGAACAAATGCGCCCTTGGTCACCACCGCTTCGCCTTCCAGGAGCCCGTCCAGGACCTTGACCATCTGCCCGTCGGATTCGCCCAACTTGACCTCTCGCAGCTCGAAGGTGTGGGGATCGCGCTGCACAAACAGGAATTTTCGTTCCCGGTCCCGCTGAATCGCGCTTTCCGGCACGGCCAGGACGTCCTTCTCCGGCGCAGAATAGACCCGGATCGTCGCATACATTTCCGGCTTGAGCTTCCGCTCGGGGTTGGGCAGCTCCAGGCGGAGGTTCATCGTGCGGGTCTTGGCGTCGAGCACGTCCCCGACATAGGTGACTTTCCCGTGAAAGACCTCATCCGGATAGGCATTGACCAGCACCTCGACCAACTGGCTCGGGCCGGAAGAGCCGCTGGGTTTGATGAATGGAATATCTTTCTCCGGAATGTTGGCCAACACCCACACGTCCGACAGGTCGGCCACGGTAAAGAGTTTCTCGGTGACCTCGACCACCTCCCCCTTCGTGAGGTTGCGCGCGATCACCCGTGAATCAAATGGCGCCGTGATCGGCACATACGATCGGATCTTCTGCTCACGGTCGAGGTGCTGGATTTCCTCCTCGGTCATGCCGAGCAGCCGCAGCCGATCCTGCGCCTCGCGCTCTTCCGCACGCAGGCTGATCATCTCCCCTTCGCGGCGCTGGGCTTCGGCCAAGCCGATCACTTTTTCTTCAAGCAGGGTCCGCGCGCGCTGATAGGAACGTTCGGCCACGTACAGTTTGGCTTTCGCCTTGAGATAGGACGACTGCGCCATGCCGAGCTCCGCGCTGTAGAGAATGGCAAGCAGGGCCCCGGACTTCACCTCCTGCCCCAGATCGACGTACACGTCCACCACACGCCCGCGCACGAGCGTGGTGATGTTGGCCAAGGCATGCTCGTTCGGCACCACCGTGCCGGGGAAGCTCCGCACCGTGCGGAACTCGGATCGCACGACCGGTTCCACCTGGATGCCGGCGCTCTGCATCTCTTCGTCGGTGACGCGAATGACGCCCGGCTGCGCCTTCTTGTCCTCCACCGCCGCGCCGGTGGCCTGATTCGGTCCCTTTGCGTCGCAGCCAGCCAACAGCAGCAGCCCGGAAACCACCGCGGCCCGCAGACTCCACGTTCGCGCGATCTGATCCATGTTGGTCATAGGTGCTCCGTTCGCGCTTAGAGCGGCCCGCCGATCGACCGTTCCAAGCGCGTCAGCGAAATGGACAGATCGTACCGGGCCTGCGTGTAATCGAAGAGAATCTGCCGCTGGACCCGCTGCGCATCCAGCACTTCGAGCAGGCTCGCCGCGCCCTGCCGGAAGCTGAACTGCGCGATGCGCAACGCTTCTTCCGCCTGTTTCAGCAATCCCTCTTCGAAGACGCGAATCAGCTCGGCCGTCGTCTGCACGTCCTGATAATGCAGATTCACCGCCCGAAGCAGCTCATTGCGCATCCGGAGCAGTTCGGCCTCCTGCTGGCGCCGGACGCCGAGCGCGCTGGCGATCTCGCCCTTGCGCTGATACCAGATCGGCACCGGCACGCTGAGGTTCGCGGTCACCGCCTCCCGCCCGATTTCTCGCCAATAGCCTCCGCCGACGGTCACGTTGGGAACCCGAGCCTGCCGCTCGAAGTCAACGGTGTAGTCGGCCCGCTCCACGAGCCTGGCCAACCGATTGAGCGAGGGATGGTTCTTCAACATGTTCGCCACCAGGTCCTCGAGGTGGAGTTCGCTCGGGATCGGCCGAAAGTCCCCCTTGATGGTATACACCCGCCCCAGCGCACCGACAGTCAGAGTGTCCAACGCCACCCTGGTGGCGCGGACGGTATTGCGAGCCCGCGTGACCACCTGGTTGGCCTTTAAGACTTCCACCTGCGCCTTGATGGCTTCAAACTGCGGCGCCTCGCCGAGCCGCACCCTCGTATTGACGATCCGCTTGACGTCCTCCACGATGGCCAGGTTCTGCTGAGCGAGCTCGGCCTGTCGCTGGGCGAACAACAACTCGTCGAAGGCGATCCTCACCTCGGCCATGAGGTTCAACTGCTTCTCCGAAAATCCGGCGCCGGCCCCGGCAAAGCCCGCGTCTGCGGCCCGCTGCCGCGCGGCGCGCTTGGCCGGCCACTCCAATGGCTGTCCGACGGTCACGGCATATTCGGTCAGCTCCACCCCCAGGCTGGGGTCTCGGATGGCGCCCCGTCCGCTTTGCCCGTACAGGGTCGGATTCGGATAGGCCCCGGCGGCGATCTGCTGCCCTTGCGATTGATCGATGAGCCCTTGCGCCTCGGTCATGACGGGATTCCGTTCCAGCGCCAGTTGGATGACCGTATCGAGTTCATAGGAAGGGATGTCGCCCTCCTTGGCCTGGAGCGACGTCCCGATCATGAGTTGAGCCCCCAAACACAATGCAAGCGCGAGTCTGCTGTGACGAGCCATGTGTCTTCTCCTCTGCGAGAACCGGATCCCTACCGGACATCGCGTCATCCCGGTCCTCCGGAATCGTTGGGTTTCTCCATTACCCGAATCGTCGCCGTCGGGCTGATCTGTCCTCTGACATCGTCGGCATCCATCCACACGTTGAAACGCAGGGTGCGGGCGCGCGACAAACAGAGGCTCACATAATCCCGCGGCTTGATCGTGACGAACTCGCGCGGCAGCCCCAGCCAGGAGAACCCCTTCCCGCACCCGGGCGAGGTCCAGTCTTCGTTGCCGAGCAGGCCGATCCGCACCGGTTCCGGCCGAAGATTCTGCCACCGCACTTCGTCTCCGACCGTCGCGTAGAGCACCAAGGGTTCGACCGTCTCCCGAATCTGGATATACCGCACAGGCCGTTCAGGTTCAGGCGACCGGCCGGCCGCGCAGCCCCACAGGCTCAGCGCGACCGATCCCGCCGCTATGATTGTTCTGAATCTCATCAGACATTCCCCATGCATCACCGTTGACGTTCGATCGGCATCTCCGTGGCCAGAAGATGGCGGTTGCAAGATACGCCGGCCTCGGAGGCAGGCGGCTCCTCACGATCGACGCCCGCCGCCCATTAACGGCAGCCCCGCGTCGTCCCGCCAGCTGGTCGATTAGCTGAGCTGTAACGGAGAAGGTGGACGGAACAGGGAATGGTCGAGCAGCAGGAGGGGAATTGTCCCCATGTCCTGGACACGCAAGCGCGCCATGGGACCCGCATCCACGACGTCGCGGGGAGAGCCCAACACATCCTCGAACAACGATTCCGATGAATCGTAATCCGGCTCCAAGTCCCAAAACGCGATCGGCATCCCGAGGGTCTGTGCGGCGGCGCCCAGACAGAGGATCCCGATGCAAAACAACGCCGTGGCGGCGAGCAGGCTCCGAGATCGGTAGTGATGCTGTAACAGGGAGATCATGCGATTCGGGCCTCATAGTACGTGCTCCGCGGGAGAACTGTCAATTTCCCGAGCCGAACTGCGCCGTCCGCACTGTTTCTCCCCTCAATGCCGCCGTCTCCGATGAGCAAACACGGTGCCAACCGAGTACCGCAGCGCCAATCAACCGTCACGTTTCAATGGACTGCAAGGATGGCTCACAGCGCGCCGCCGCACAGACCGGCCCGGAAAGACCTTCTGCCGATGGAGAGGGCTCCTTCGATCGAACAGGGCCGAAACCGTGAATCATAACGGTGCGCCACGATCATTCACGGGATGCGAGGCCGGCGGCACCGAACGGACCAGCCTCGGCCCTATCCGCTCTTGAGAAAGAGCGCCGACAGGGCCGGCAAGGTCAAGGTCAGCGAATGGGAGCGGCCGTGCAGCGGGACCGGCACCGCGTCCACGGCCCCCTGGTTGCCCCAGCCCGATCCGCCGTAGATCCGCGCATCGCTGTTCAGGATCTCCCGCCACCGGCCTCCGCGCGGCACGCCGATCCGGTAATTCAACCGCGGCACCGGCGTAAAATTACACACCACGACCACGAGATCGTCCGTGGACTTGCCCTTTCGGAGCAGGCTGATGACGCTCGCCTCCGCATCGTGGCAATCGATCCATTCAAAGCCGGCCGGGTCGAGATCCCGCTCGTGAAGGGCCGGTTCGGCGCCATAGGCGCGATTCAAGTCGGCAACCCATTGCCGCAAGCCCGCATGCGGAGCTTCCTTGAGAAGTTGCCACTCCAACTCCCCGTCATGCGCCCATTCGCTCCATTGCCCAAACTCGCCGCCCATAAACAGGAGCTTTTTGGCCGGCTGGGCGAACATGTAGCCGAACAGGAGCCGCAGGTTGGCGAACTTTTGCCAGTCGTCGCCGGGCATCTTTCCCAGGAGCGACCCTTTCCCATAGACGACTTCGTCATGGGACAGGGGCAGGACGAAATTTTCATGGAACGCGTACAACAGCCGGAAGGTCAGGTTACTGTGATGAAACTTCCGGTAAATCGGGTCCAGTTGCATGTATTCGAGCGTGTCGTGCATCCAGCCCATGTCCCATTTCATGCCGAACCCGAGGCCGCCCATGTAAGTCGGGCGCGACACCATCGGCCAGGCCGTGGATTCCTCGGCGAAGGTCTGCACATCGGGATGGCGCTGATAGATTTCCTCATTCAACCGCCGAAGGAATCCGATCGCATCCAGGTTCTCCCGCCCTCCGTACTGATTCGGAATCCATTCGCCTTCTTTCCGCGAATAGTCCAGGTACAGCATCGACGCGACCGCGTCCACCCGCAGGCCGTCGGCATGGTAAGCCTCCAGCCAGAACAGCGCGCTGCTGATCAGGAAGCTCCGGACCTCGTTCCGGCCGTAGTTGAAGACGAAGGTGTTCCAATCCGGATGGTACCCCTGGTGCGGATGGGCATGTTCGTAGAGGTGCGTGCCGTCGAAGAACCCAAGCCCGTGCTCGTCGGTCGGGAAGTGGGAGGGCACCCAGTCCAGGATCACCCCAATCCCGTGCTGGTGCAGCACGTCGATCAGAAACATCAGGTCCTGCGGCGTGCCGTAAAAGCCGGAGGGCGCAAAGTATCCGGTCGTCTGATACCCCCAGGATCCGAAGAACGGATGGTCCATCAGCGGGAGAAATTCCACATGGGTGAACCCGGCGTCCCGCACATACTCGGCCAAGGGAACCGCCAGCTCCCGATAACCCAGCGACCGGTTGCCTTCCGCGAGGACCCGCCGCCACGATCCCAGATGCACCTCGTAAATCGAGAGCGGAGCCTCCAGCGCGTTATGCTTGCGGCGGCCGGCCATCCACGCGCCGTCTTGCCAGTCATAATTCAAGTCCCAGACGATCGACGCCGTCTTCGGCGGGATTTCATTGAAGAAGGAGAAGGGATCGGTCTTGTCGACCCGATACCCGTTGTGGCGCGAGCGGATATGGTACTTATAGAGCGTGCCTTTCCCGACTCCCGGCACCACGCCGGCCCAGATCCCCGAGCTTCCGGAAGGCTGGAGCATATGACGACTGGCATCCCACCCGTTGAAATCCCCGACCACCGACACGGACTCCGCGTTGGGAGCCCAGACCGAGAAGTGGGTGCCGATGCCTCCGTTCACCTCGATCGGATGCGCGCCCAGCTTGTCGAACAGCCGGAAATGCGTGCCTTCATTGAACAGGTGCAGATCATCCTCGCTGAAGCGGCGGCTCTCCGCGATCGTCATGTCTTGCCCGTAATGCATGGTCATATCTCAGTCCCCTTCCCGTCTCTTATGATGACAGGGAGCAGGCAGGCTCTCCTCCACTCCGGCATGCCCCTCACCGACGCGTCAATTCCAGCGTCTTCAGAATGCCCTTCAACGGAATCCCGACCCAGCCGGGACGGTTGTTAAGCTCATAGGCCAGTTCATAGACCGCCTTCTCCAGGAGATGCGAGACCAGGAGGAGTTTGGCTTCCTCCTGCTCGGCGGGCCAGAGGTCTTGTCGAGCGACGCCGGACACGTAGGCCTTCAAAAACCGGGTACTGGCCCAACCCGACCAACATTCAGCCCAAGCCTCTCTGTCCTCCGGCGGATCCGATTCCGAAGCGCCCGGCAGGGTACGCATCCGATCCAGGCAGGCAAAGGGAACGTAATGCAAGGACCGCAGCAGGCCCGCCACATCGACCATGGCGGGATGTTTGGTCCGCCGTTCGGCCAACGAACGGGCCGGCTCCCCTTCGAAATCGATGATGATGAAGTCTCCATCGGAACATAAGACCTGCCCAAGATGGTAGTCGCCGTGACAGCGGATGCGCCAGGCCGCCGGATCGCGCTCCATCACGTCCCTGAACTGCGCGAGGATCACCGATTCCAGGTTCGCGACGCAGGCCGCTTCTTCTCGAACAGCCGCCGGCAACCGATGACTCTGGGCGCGAAGCAATGCCAAGGCGCGCTCGGTCAGCCTCGCCTGCGACTCGTATCGCATCGTCCAGTACTCGTGTGTCGCGGGCTCCGGCGCGAAATTCACATTGGCGGAGGCCTGGGCCAGCGCGACATGCAGCTCGGCGGTTCTGGCGCCCAACCGTTCCGCGGAGCCCAGATAGGACCCGATCAGTTCGCGGACCAGGTCGGGACAGTCCTCGTCGGACCAGTCCAGAGGCGAGGGACCGGCAAACTGAGCCGGACATCGCGACAGGCCGCGCGCGGCCACCCGGCTGAAAAATTCCTGCGCCGCGCCGAGACTGAACCGCCAGGCGTCTCCTTGGTTTCTGACAAACCGTTGCACGATGGCCAACGTGACCGGCTCCCGGTCGGGACGGCCATACTCCATTGAGCCGAGCAGGGCCGGCGAATGGGGAAACCGCATGGTCGTCAGCACGCGGCCGATTTCCAACTCCGGATTGATCCCTTCGCCAAGTTGGCGGTAGAGCTTGAGCATGCGCTGCCCGCCCACCACGACCGAGCTGTTGCTCTGTTCCGCGGCCATGACGGAGCAGTTCGGCCGCTTTCCCGAGGAGGCCGCGCCGATCCCCCCTCCCCTCTCTGCTCTCCCTTCCATCCTGTCGGGACGGGACCCGGCGATCCAACCTCCATGGGCCGCAATCCGGCCGCTCGATTCGATCAGATCCAGCAGCGCCCAGACAAATCCTTCATCCCACAGCGCATCGTACAGGAAGCCTGATGACGGCACCGGCCCGTCCTCGATCTCCACCGGCACCACCAACGACGGCCCTTTCCCCTGATCCGATCCCGGGAGCCGGTCCGGCGAAAACGACCAGGGAAGCACATAGGTTTTGGCGTCCCCGTCCGTGAACCTGACTTCGATCAAGGTCAGATACGAGAGGGTCGTCCCATGGGCGAAGGGGACAGCCTCTTGGACGGTCGCGGAACGGACTTCCCTCGCCTTGTCGGCAAACCATCGGACCGATGGCAACGCCGACGGCAACACCCGTTCGAGCTCGGCCCGCCCGCCAAGCCCGAATACATCCGACCAATGTTCCTGCACCCGCAGACGTTCCACCGATCTCTCCCCGTTCCGCCCGGGCGAATCTTTATTATAAGTAATAGTCGAAATCCTGCTCCGTCCGGAGGCGCGACCGGACCGCAAAGACCTGAGCCGGCGCCGACTGCGGATCGACCACGACATAGTTTCTCGACCCGGCCCAGAGATAGTAGGCGTTCGTCAACAGATCGTGGACCTGAAACGGCTGATCCGGCTTCAGTCCCAACACGTCCAGGTCGAGGTCGATCCAGCCGGCATGCACATGATGCGGGCTGAGGTTCACGACCACGAGGATGACGTTGGACCGGTCCTCCGTGTGCTTGCTGTAGACGATTAAGTACTCGTTATCGACGCGGTGGAAATGCAGGCTGTCGTCGCATTGCAACGCGGGGTTGCCCCGGCGCGCCCGATTGACGAGGCCGATGAACTCGCGCAGGCTGTCGGGCCGGTCGATCGGCCAGTGACGGATCTCATATTTCTCGGAATCCAGATACTCCTCGCTGCCCGGCCGGATTGCGCGATGCTCGCAGAGCTCATAGGCAGGTCCATAGATGCCGTAGCTCGCGCCCAAGGTCGCCGCCAGCACGAGGCGGGACATGAAGGTCGCCCGTCCTCCGTGCTGAAGCTGTTCCGTCAGAATGTCCGGGGTATTGGGCCAGAAATTCGGGCGGAAATATTCCCGCACCTCCGTCCTGGTCAGCTCCGTCAGGTACTCGGTCAGCTCGGCCTTGGACGTGCGCCAGGCAAAGTAGGTGTAGGATTGCGTAAAACCCAGCTTGGCCAGCCGGTACATGACCTTCGGCCTCGTGAACGCTTCCGACAGGAACAGCACGTCCGGATGGTCGCGCTTGACCTCGCCGATCAACCATTCCCAGAAACAGAAGGCTTTCGTGTGGGGGTTATCCACCCGAAAAATCCGGACTCCCTGTTCCACCCAATAGACCACGACGCGCTTGAGCTCGGCCCAGAGCGTCTCCCACTGTTCGGTCTCGAAATCGATCGGATAGATGTCCTGGTATTTTTTCGGAGGATTCTCCGCATATTGAATCGTCCCGTCCGGCCGCTTCTTGAACCATTCGGGATGGTCCTTCACGTAGGGATGATCCGGTGAACATTGAAACGCCAGGTCCAGCGCGACTTCCAAGCCGTAGTCCCCCGCCTTGCGTATGAGACGGCGAAAGTCCTCGATCGTCCCCAACTCGGGATGGATGGCCTTGTGCCCACCCTCGTGCGAGCCGATCGCCCAGGGGCTCCCGACCGAATCAGGCCCGCCGTTCGGGTCGTTATTCTTCCCCTTTCTGAACGTCCGCCCGATCGGGTGAATGGGCGGCAGGTACAGGACGTCGAACCCCATGTCGGCGATGTAGGGAAGCCGCGACTCGCAATCCGTGAACGTGCCGTGCCGGCCCGGCTCCGGCGCGCAGGAGCGGGGAAATAGTTCGTACCAGGCGCTGAAGCGGGCCCGTTCGCGATCGACGGTCACCGACAGTTCCTTCCCATAGGTCGTGGCGAACCTCCGGTCGGCATAGATCGCCATCAACCGGCCGATCTCCTCTCCCAACGCGGCTGCGAGCTGCTCCGCCGAAGGCCGTGGCTCCTTCCGCAACTGTTCTGCGACCCGCCGCAGCCGATCCGCGTCGGTGCCCTGCGCGCGGGACGCGCTCTCGTCGAGCAGGCGCGCGCCGACGAGCAGATCGATCGACGACACCTGGTCCGCCGCCACCCGCTTCTTCATGTCGCGCTGCCAGGACCCGAACCGGTCGATCCAGGCTCGAATCGCATAATGGTAGACACCGATCCTATTTAAGGGGAACGAGGCGCGCCAGCGGTCGTTGGTCACGAATTGAAACCTCGTCTCCTGCCATTCCCGGCTACTATCATGCCGGTACAGCAGGACGCCGGAGAGGGCGTCATGCCCGTCGGCAAAGAGATCGGCTTCCACCACCACGGTCTCCCCCACCACCCGCTTGATGGGAAACCGCCCTCCGTCGATCTCCGGCTTCACCCCCTCGATCACCACCCGTTGCCGGCCGTCCTGATCCGGCCGGCTCGCGCGGGTTTCGCCGCCGCCTCCCGGCGGCTGATCCGCCTTCGTCCGGTCATGCGATGGAGCGCGCTGTTTCAGGTCCTTGCTCTGCCGAGCCATCCGGATCTCTCCCCATCCACTCGGAAAATCCTCCGCCCGTTGGGCGGACCGCCGACGGAATCAAATGTGCGACAATTCGTCCACGTCATCGTGTTCAGGCTTACCACCCCAACGGCGCTCGATCGCGCGGCGCGCCACATTTCTCGATCCCAGTCCGACCGCGATGGCCAAGGCCAGCACCACGCCGCCGAACGTGATGGAGAACGCCGCCACCACGATCTCGTTGGCAATGCCCAGTTGCGTCAGCACCATCGCGAACGTGAACAGCAGAATTCCCCAGCGCACCAGGGTCGCCGCGAGCCGCGCCTCATGGATGTGCGCGTTGACCGCGGCGATCAGCACCGCCTCTGAAAAGAAATTCGAGGCCAGGACCCCGACCAGCAGCAGCAGCGCCGCGGCCAGGACGCGCGGCAGGAAACTCATCATCTGGCTGATCAAGGTGGCCGTCGCCGGCAAATCCACCGCATCGACTCCCATGAAGGTGAACAACAGAAAGACCGTCCAAAACAGCAGGCGGCCGGCCACCTGGGACACGGATCGCCTCACGCCGGCCTTCGAGAGGGCCGCGCTCAGGCCGAAGCGCTCGCACAACGCATCGAAGCGAAACGCGGCGAGCACGCGCACCGTCAGCATCTTCACCAGCCAGGCCGCCACGATGCCCAACAAGATGAACGTGAGCAACGCCAACAGCTTCGGGAGCACCAGCATGATTTGAACCATGGTGTCACGAAAGGCGGCGACCATCGTGTCGCGCCAGATGTCACTCATTGCGCCACCTCCATCGTTCAAGCAGGTACGGTTTCAGCCGTTCGAATGTGTCGCCGATCGAGTCCACCGCGGCCTCCACGTCCGACGGCGGGCCGTCCTTGGTCTCCAGGACGAAGGACGCCGTCCGTCCGAGGTAGAGCGGCGTCAGCGACTTCAACAGGTGGTCCCGGTGCAGGACCTGATCGTGATAGGCCAGCGCAAAGTCATAGACGACCTGCACCCAGAGCTCGACCGGAAAGCGGAATTCGTCGGGGTCGAGCATGCCGAGCGGCAGGATCTGATCCAGGGTCTCAGGCGGGAGGATCAAGTCCCAGAGGGGGAGCAGGTCGCGCAGCCCTTGCTTGAACCCTCCCACCATGCGGGCGACCTGAACCGGTTCGCTCGCACCGGCATGTTCGACCTTCCCATACAAGGGAACCTCCGCGGAGTCCTTGACCGCTTCCCACCGCGACTCGTACTCCTCCATGGCATGGAAGATACAGCCCACCGTCTGGGACAGAACGGTCGCCAAATCGGCCGGGCCAAACGGTCCGTCCTGCGCCTTCGTTCCCACATAGGCGTGCCAGACCTGCGCGTCGCCGGTGAGCGCGAGCGTGGTCAGCGTGCCGTCCAACCCGCAGCCCAGGACAGCCCGTTCCCGGTCCAGCCTCGCGAGCACTTCCTTGACGAACGCCCCGGACAAGGCCCGGGCCCCTCCGCTGGGGTACCGCAGCCGCTTCCCATAGAGGGCACGCAACAGCGGAGAGAGGAGATTGTGGGCGAGCGTCCCGTCGTAGCGATGCCGCTGATAGAGCGGGATGACGAAGTCCGCGCCGCGTTCCTGCACCGGCCTCCCCAGCAGATCCATCCACTCGGGCGTGAGTGAACGAAGGTTCCCGTCCAGGATCAGACAGGCCGTCGCCTGTGCCTGCTCCACGATCGCGCAGAGGTCCCTCAGGCCCTGCTCTCCTCCCGGCATGCCGGACTCGGTCGCCAGGGTCGGCAAGGTCGAATAGCCCCCGAGGGAGGCTCCGCCCATGAGATGGACGGGGTACTCGCCGGCCAGGCCCTCGATCATCGACGGCGTCCCGTCCTGCGATCCGCCGTCGCAATTGACGATAAGGCCCGGCGACCCGGGAAAATACTGCCGGAGTCCGGTCACGATTCCCTTCACCAACGGCTCGATCGTGCGGGCATTGTTGAAGGTCTGCACGGCGACGATGACCGCCGCCGTCCGAACCCGCTGGACGACCTCCCCTGGAGGTTCAGGCAGCGCCGCCTGCTCGCTCATGCCCTCTCTCCA
The DNA window shown above is from Nitrospira tepida and carries:
- a CDS encoding efflux RND transporter periplasmic adaptor subunit translates to MTNMDQIARTWSLRAAVVSGLLLLAGCDAKGPNQATGAAVEDKKAQPGVIRVTDEEMQSAGIQVEPVVRSEFRTVRSFPGTVVPNEHALANITTLVRGRVVDVYVDLGQEVKSGALLAILYSAELGMAQSSYLKAKAKLYVAERSYQRARTLLEEKVIGLAEAQRREGEMISLRAEEREAQDRLRLLGMTEEEIQHLDREQKIRSYVPITAPFDSRVIARNLTKGEVVEVTEKLFTVADLSDVWVLANIPEKDIPFIKPSGSSGPSQLVEVLVNAYPDEVFHGKVTYVGDVLDAKTRTMNLRLELPNPERKLKPEMYATIRVYSAPEKDVLAVPESAIQRDRERKFLFVQRDPHTFELREVKLGESDGQMVKVLDGLLEGEAVVTKGAFVLKSELLGEQI
- a CDS encoding TolC family protein — encoded protein: MARHSRLALALCLGAQLMIGTSLQAKEGDIPSYELDTVIQLALERNPVMTEAQGLIDQSQGQQIAAGAYPNPTLYGQSGRGAIRDPSLGVELTEYAVTVGQPLEWPAKRAARQRAADAGFAGAGAGFSEKQLNLMAEVRIAFDELLFAQRQAELAQQNLAIVEDVKRIVNTRVRLGEAPQFEAIKAQVEVLKANQVVTRARNTVRATRVALDTLTVGALGRVYTIKGDFRPIPSELHLEDLVANMLKNHPSLNRLARLVERADYTVDFERQARVPNVTVGGGYWREIGREAVTANLSVPVPIWYQRKGEIASALGVRRQQEAELLRMRNELLRAVNLHYQDVQTTAELIRVFEEGLLKQAEEALRIAQFSFRQGAASLLEVLDAQRVQRQILFDYTQARYDLSISLTRLERSIGGPL
- the glgB gene encoding 1,4-alpha-glucan branching protein GlgB encodes the protein MTMHYGQDMTIAESRRFSEDDLHLFNEGTHFRLFDKLGAHPIEVNGGIGTHFSVWAPNAESVSVVGDFNGWDASRHMLQPSGSSGIWAGVVPGVGKGTLYKYHIRSRHNGYRVDKTDPFSFFNEIPPKTASIVWDLNYDWQDGAWMAGRRKHNALEAPLSIYEVHLGSWRRVLAEGNRSLGYRELAVPLAEYVRDAGFTHVEFLPLMDHPFFGSWGYQTTGYFAPSGFYGTPQDLMFLIDVLHQHGIGVILDWVPSHFPTDEHGLGFFDGTHLYEHAHPHQGYHPDWNTFVFNYGRNEVRSFLISSALFWLEAYHADGLRVDAVASMLYLDYSRKEGEWIPNQYGGRENLDAIGFLRRLNEEIYQRHPDVQTFAEESTAWPMVSRPTYMGGLGFGMKWDMGWMHDTLEYMQLDPIYRKFHHSNLTFRLLYAFHENFVLPLSHDEVVYGKGSLLGKMPGDDWQKFANLRLLFGYMFAQPAKKLLFMGGEFGQWSEWAHDGELEWQLLKEAPHAGLRQWVADLNRAYGAEPALHERDLDPAGFEWIDCHDAEASVISLLRKGKSTDDLVVVVCNFTPVPRLNYRIGVPRGGRWREILNSDARIYGGSGWGNQGAVDAVPVPLHGRSHSLTLTLPALSALFLKSG
- a CDS encoding putative maltokinase, with protein sequence MERLRVQEHWSDVFGLGGRAELERVLPSALPSVRWFADKAREVRSATVQEAVPFAHGTTLSYLTLIEVRFTDGDAKTYVLPWSFSPDRLPGSDQGKGPSLVVPVEIEDGPVPSSGFLYDALWDEGFVWALLDLIESSGRIAAHGGWIAGSRPDRMEGRAERGGGIGAASSGKRPNCSVMAAEQSNSSVVVGGQRMLKLYRQLGEGINPELEIGRVLTTMRFPHSPALLGSMEYGRPDREPVTLAIVQRFVRNQGDAWRFSLGAAQEFFSRVAARGLSRCPAQFAGPSPLDWSDEDCPDLVRELIGSYLGSAERLGARTAELHVALAQASANVNFAPEPATHEYWTMRYESQARLTERALALLRAQSHRLPAAVREEAACVANLESVILAQFRDVMERDPAAWRIRCHGDYHLGQVLCSDGDFIIIDFEGEPARSLAERRTKHPAMVDVAGLLRSLHYVPFACLDRMRTLPGASESDPPEDREAWAECWSGWASTRFLKAYVSGVARQDLWPAEQEEAKLLLVSHLLEKAVYELAYELNNRPGWVGIPLKGILKTLELTRR
- a CDS encoding alpha-1,4-glucan--maltose-1-phosphate maltosyltransferase, coding for MARQSKDLKQRAPSHDRTKADQPPGGGGETRASRPDQDGRQRVVIEGVKPEIDGGRFPIKRVVGETVVVEADLFADGHDALSGVLLYRHDSSREWQETRFQFVTNDRWRASFPLNRIGVYHYAIRAWIDRFGSWQRDMKKRVAADQVSSIDLLVGARLLDESASRAQGTDADRLRRVAEQLRKEPRPSAEQLAAALGEEIGRLMAIYADRRFATTYGKELSVTVDRERARFSAWYELFPRSCAPEPGRHGTFTDCESRLPYIADMGFDVLYLPPIHPIGRTFRKGKNNDPNGGPDSVGSPWAIGSHEGGHKAIHPELGTIEDFRRLIRKAGDYGLEVALDLAFQCSPDHPYVKDHPEWFKKRPDGTIQYAENPPKKYQDIYPIDFETEQWETLWAELKRVVVYWVEQGVRIFRVDNPHTKAFCFWEWLIGEVKRDHPDVLFLSEAFTRPKVMYRLAKLGFTQSYTYFAWRTSKAELTEYLTELTRTEVREYFRPNFWPNTPDILTEQLQHGGRATFMSRLVLAATLGASYGIYGPAYELCEHRAIRPGSEEYLDSEKYEIRHWPIDRPDSLREFIGLVNRARRGNPALQCDDSLHFHRVDNEYLIVYSKHTEDRSNVILVVVNLSPHHVHAGWIDLDLDVLGLKPDQPFQVHDLLTNAYYLWAGSRNYVVVDPQSAPAQVFAVRSRLRTEQDFDYYL